The segment TGGAAAATGGCGCCGACCTGCGATCGGTCCAGGAAATGCTGGGGCATGCAGACATTTCGACGACGCAGATTTATACCCATGTGACGCATTCGAAAATCCGCGATACATACCGCATCGCTCACCCTCGCGCCTAGGAGGGAGACGCGGGAAAGGGGTGTCTTCGATCAATTATCGTCGCATCATATTGATCGTCTTGGACAGTGTTGGGATTGGGGCCCTGCCGGATGCGGCCCATTTTGGCGATGAGGGGACGAATACCCTGGTTCACATTGCGGAAAAACGCGGCTTGCGCGTTCCCCATTTGGCTTCCATGGGACTGGCCCATATCCATCCCATTCCAGGACTGAAACCGCCTGCAAGGCCTTTGGGCGCCTATGGAAAAATGCGGGAAATATCGGCGGGGAAAGATACGATGACAGGTCACTGGGAGCTGATGGGCCTTGAGATAGCCAAGCCGTTTCAAACTTTCCCGAATGGCTTTCCAGCCGAGTTGATCGAAGCATTCAGCGCCCGAACGGGCCGGCAGGTGCTGGGAAACAAGCCGGCTTCGGGAACGGCAATCATTGAGGAACTGGGTGTTCAGCATATGGAAACGGGCGCCTGGATTGTTTATACTTCGGCCGACAGCGTCTTCCAGATTGCGGCGCACGAAGACGTGATCCCGCTGGCGGAATTGTACCGGGCGTGTGAAGTGGCCAGGGAATTGACCCTGGAAGAGCCATGGCGGGTAGGGCGGGTGATTGCCAGACCGTTTACAGGTTCGCCCGGCGCCTTTCAGCGGACGCCCCGGCGCCGGGATTACGCCGTAAAGCCCCCTGCTCCCACGGTAATGAACCGGTTGCAGGAGGCGGGGCTGGATGTGATTGCCATCGGCAAAATTGCCGATATCTACAGCGGAGAGGGTGTGACCCGCAGCATTCCGACCCGTTCCAACATGGATGGGGTGGAC is part of the Bacillus thermozeamaize genome and harbors:
- a CDS encoding phosphopentomutase, which translates into the protein MNYRRIILIVLDSVGIGALPDAAHFGDEGTNTLVHIAEKRGLRVPHLASMGLAHIHPIPGLKPPARPLGAYGKMREISAGKDTMTGHWELMGLEIAKPFQTFPNGFPAELIEAFSARTGRQVLGNKPASGTAIIEELGVQHMETGAWIVYTSADSVFQIAAHEDVIPLAELYRACEVARELTLEEPWRVGRVIARPFTGSPGAFQRTPRRRDYAVKPPAPTVMNRLQEAGLDVIAIGKIADIYSGEGVTRSIPTRSNMDGVDRILEVLSEPFCGLAFANLVDFDSLYGHRRDPEGYGQALEEFDARIPEMLEALGSDDLLIITADHGNDPTHTGTDHTREYVPLLVYHPAIQPANLGIRQTFADVGATIAENFGVRKPQIGQSFLSEIRIEESRI